A single Phoenix dactylifera cultivar Barhee BC4 chromosome 1, palm_55x_up_171113_PBpolish2nd_filt_p, whole genome shotgun sequence DNA region contains:
- the LOC103705435 gene encoding polygalacturonase ADPG1-like translates to MKGLYHWIRFCLQFGYAGFHKTIENACSQRQNKKQKCASVSKGVANVFLVLVFASLAIGVLSGPTYNVTGYGAKGDGRTDDTQAFMAAWNAACTDSKAGTSVLVPAGKTFLLSAVSFKGPCKSSIHVQIDGTILAPNKTWILNKVHWINFMFIKGLTIAGSGVIDGQGAIWWHCIAQKQCATAPMAFNIGNCMHVQLSGLSFKNSPMMHVTVHDTVGANLTKLRISAPADSPNTDGVHIERSQEVQITHSTIGTGDDCISIGSGTYNLNVSWIDCGPGHGISIGSLGRNGSIAQVEQIHVSSCNFYQTTNGARIKTWQGGRGYAKGISFKNLTMFSARRPIIIDQYYCEHRNNCANKTSAVQVSNVQFDGVAGSSADNEAIVLRCSESTACTGITLANVNITSADPARPATAFCLNAHGKTRGTVIPAVPCLDGR, encoded by the exons GGAGTTGCAAACGTTTTCCTCGTTCTCGTTTTTGCTTCACTTGCTATTGGGGTCTTGTCAGGTCCAACTTACAACGTTACAGGCTACGGAGCCAAAGGAGATGGCAGAACGGATGACACCCAG GCATTCATGGCTGCATGGAATGCGGCATGCACGGATTCTAAAGCTGGGACGTCCGTCCTTGTACCTGCGGGGAAGACATTCTTGCTAAGTGCAGTGTCCTTCAAGGGGCCTTGCAAATCTTCTATCCATGTACAG ATTGATGGAACTATCTTGGCACCCAATAAAACTTGGATATTAAACAAAGTACACTGGATCAACTTTATGTTCATTAAGGGTCTAACCATCGCTGGATCGGGCGTGATTGATGGTCAAGGTGCCATTTGGTGGCATTGTATAGCTCAGAAG CAATGTGCAACAGCGCCCATG GCCTTCAATATTGGAAATTGCATGCACGTCCAGCTGTCAGGCTTAAGTTTCAAGAACAGTCCCATGATGCATGTAACCGTACACGACACTGTTGGTGCCAATCTTACCAAGCTCCGCATATCAGCTCCTGCAGATAGTCCAAACACAGATGGCGTGCACATCGAAAGAAGCCAGGAGGTGCAAATCACTCATTCTACCATCGGTACAG GAGATGATTGCATATCCATTGGAAGCGGCACTTACAACCTAAATGTCAGTTGGATAGACTGTGGTCCAGGCCATGGCATAAG TATTGGAAGCTTGGGTAGAAATGGCTCCATAGCACAAGTGGAGCAAATTCATGTTTCCTCCTGTAATTTCTACCAGACTACCAATGGTGCAAGAATAAAGACATGGCAG GGTGGACGTGGTTATGCAAAAGGTATATCGTTTAAGAATCTCACTATGTTTTCGGCGAGGAGGCCCATAATAATAGATCAATATTATTGCGAGCATCGCAACAACTGTGCCAACAAG ACGTCGGCCGTTCAAGTGAGCAATGTGCAGTTTGACGGAGTTGCAGGTTCATCAGCTGACAATGAAGCCATTGTTCTAAGGTGCAGCGAAAGCACAGCTTGCACAGGCATTACATTGGCGAATGTAAATATCACATCTGCAGACCCTGCAAGGCCAGCAACAGCCTTCTGCTTGAACGCACATGGAAAGACACGCGGTACGGTCATCCCTGCAGTCCCCTGTTTGGACGGGCGATGA